The stretch of DNA CGCCGTCGCTCGAGGTCGCCAATTGCACGAGGGGCTCGCCCGCCTGGTGCAGGAATCCGAAGTGCTCAAGGAAGTACGCGGGCGTGGCTTGCTGTTGGGCCTCGAGTTTCAGCCGCTGCCGCATGAGATTTCGGCCGCCTGGAAAGCCGTCGACGAAAGCGGCCTGATGCCGTTTCTTGTCCCCAAGCTCGACGACCTGATCGACAACATTCCCGCCTTGTATGCGATGCAAGTGCTGCTCGACACACACGGCATTTACACGCAAGTCGCTCGCTCGAACCCGTTGGTGCTGCGAATTCAGCCGCCGCTGACCATCACGAGCGAACAAGTCGAACAGTTCCTCAATGCCTTGGAAAAAGTCGCGAGCGAGTGGGAACTGGGCACTCACGTCATGTCGACCGTGATTAGCAAATCGGTCATCGGGCACCACGATGCCGCCGAGCGGCATCGCGGTCCCGTAGCGGCCAAGTGAGTAGACGCGGCAGGTTGCGGGCAGTCTTGGCGACGCGAGCCGATGGCGACACGTCGGCCGGACTCCCGACATTCGCCCGCAGTGTTTCCTTTGGACGTGCCAGCAGCGAGGTTCCACGTTTTGTTTTTCGAGCGCTATAGCAAGATCATTCTGGGAGCAGCGATTCTCGTGCTGCCGGTGCTGGCGTATGGCGCGATCAGGGCTGCCGGCACGAATCGTAACGACGTCAAGGACTGGCTGCCCGAAACGTTCCAGGAAACCCAGGACTATCACTGGTTCCAGAAGCACTTCGAGAACGAGACGCAGGTGCTTGTCAGTTGGCCCGGCGCGACGCTCGAAGATCCGCGCGTGGAAAAGTTCGCCCGCCTGGTCGATGCGCGCCGTAGCGGCACAGACGGGCCCATCGACACGGCGCTCTTTTCCACCGTGCTCACCGGGCCCGAGGTCGTCGAGCGACTGACCAGGGCGCCTGTGAATCTCACACGTGCCGAGGCCGCGGCGCGGTTGGCCGGAGTGCTGGTCGGCAAGGATCATCGGCAAGTCAGCGCCGTGGTATCGCTTTCGCCGAAAGGGCAAGTCGACCTGCACGACACGCTCGCGCAGCTCGAAAAGGCCGCCGAGATGGCCACTGGCCTGAGCGCGCGTGACATCTACATGGGCGGGCCGCCGGTCGACAACGTGGCGATCGACGACGAAAGCGCAGGCACGCTGCGATACCTGGCTGGCTTGTCTGCGCTCACGGGCCTAGGGCTCGCCTATTGGTGCATGCGGCAGTGGGGGCTGACGGTTCTGATTTGCACCGCCGCGGTGTATAGCGCGCTGGTGGCCCTGGCCATGGTCTATTTCACCGGCAACATGATGGACGCCATCATGTATTCCATGCCGCCGGTCGTGTACACCGCGGCCCTGTCGGGCGCGATCCACATCATCAACTACTATCGTGCGACGGTAGGAGAAGGGGGTCGCGCAGGCGCCGCGGGTCGCGCGCTGCGCCGCGCCTGGCTGCCGTGCATGTTGTCGGCCATGACGACGGCGATCGGGCTCGGCTCGTTGTGCATCAGCGAGCTGGTGCCGATCCGCCTGTTCGGGTTTTATTCCTGCCTGGGCGTGCTGTGCACGCTCGCGCTGTTATTCACTTGCGTGCCGGCAGCTTTGCAGCTCTGGCCGCCGCGTCCGGTCGCTCCGCCAGCCATCCATCCCTGGGACGAACCGACGGATGGACGCTGGTTTCATCGGTTGGGTCTGAAGCTTGCCTGGGGGATTGTCGGGCACCATGCGCTCGTCATTCTGGCTTTTGCCACCACGCTTGTCGGCTTGGGGATCGGAGCGCGGTACGTAAAGACGTCGGTCTCGATCGCGAATCTCTTCTCGCCCGAGGCTGAGCTGGTGCGCAAATACGAGTGGCTGCAGGAGCACCTGGGCGGGCTGATTCCGATGGAAGTCATCATCCGCTTCGACAATCGCGAGAATCAGCAGTCGTTCCTCGAAAGGTTGACGCTGGTCGATCGCATCGAACGGCACCTGGTTGCGCTGCCCGAGGTGAGCAGCTCGATGTCACCCGTGACCTTTGCACCCAGCCTCGACCAGCCGGTGTCCAGCGGCGGCCGCGGGGCCTCGAAGGCGATGCAGCGGCTGCTCGTGCGAAATCCCGAGCGTGTCCGCCAGGACGTGCTCAACAAGCAGCTTTTGAAGAGCCGCGCGGAATTCGAATCGAGCGACTATCTCAGCCGCGATACCGCTGACGGGAACGACGAAGAGGAATGGCGCATCAGCCTGCGCCTGCTCGCGGACGAAGACGTCGACTACGGGCTGTTCGTTCACGAAATCGAGCGACAGGTGGAACCGTTTCTCGACGCGGCGAACGATCCCGACGTGCGCGGGGCCTCGGCCCTCTACACAGGAGTCACGCCAGTCGTTTACAAGGCCGAACGGGCGCTGCTCAACGGGTTGATCGAAAGCTTTTTCACCGCCTTTCTGATCATGGCCGCGGTGATGGCGATCGTTTACCGCAGCGTGCTGGCCGGTCTACTTGTGATGTTCCCGAACGTATGGCCGATGGCGGTCGTGTTCGGCTACTTGGGCTACGCCGGAGCCGTGATTGACATCGGCACCATGATGACGGCCAGCGTCGCCATGGGCGTGTCGGTCGACGATGCGGCCCACTATCTGACCTGGTTTCGTTTCGGGATCGGCCGTGGCTACGACCGAAAGACAGCCGCTGTGTTTGCGTATCGCAACGCCGCCGTGGCCATGGCGCAGAGCTCGATCATCGTCGGCTTAGGGCTGGCCGTGTTCGGCTTCAGCTCGTTCGTGCCGACCAAGATGTTCGGTCTGCTTATGCTGTTGCTCTTGGCCTGGGGGCTGTTCGCCGACCTGGTGCTGCTGCCGGCGATTGTGGCCGGCCCCCTGGGGCGCTTTTTCACGCGCGGCGTCAGGCCAGACATCGTGCATAGGCCGGACGAGGTATCGGGAGGCGGCGAGCTGGTGGGCGCTGGCGCAATCGCGGACAAGAGCGCTACTCAGTAGCTCTCTCCAGCGATTCAATACCTTGTGGCTCCGCGGCGGGACGCCACGGGGGGATTGTCCGCCCGGCCCTTACGCGGCGTTCGCCAGTCGCGGGCGAGCCACCAGTGGCACCCAATGCTGGTTTGAACAACGTCGTGGTGAATGATCGAGGGCACTGGGCACGCGCAGCATTGAAGGCCATCGTCCCGCCGCGATCCCAGTGCCCTCGATGAGAAGAATGCGCGCGACTTACGACGGCTTCTTGTCGTACACGCGCACGTAATCGATCCACCACCTGGCAGTGCTGCCGTCGGGCGGGCCGATCCAGCCGCCGTCGTCCCCCACGGCCAGGCTGAGCATCAGGTACATCGGCACGGCGGTTCCGGCCGGAGCTTTTTGCGTCAACACCAGCTTCCCGTCGAAGTACCAGTTCATTGTCGAGGCGGTCCACTCGAAGCCATAGGTGTGCATGGCCTGCGCAAGATTCGTACCGCCGTTCACGAAGGTGCCGGCCGTCGTGCCGCTGCCATAGATCACCGCCGGGTAGTACTCGTTATTGATGCGGCTGCTGAATTGAAAGATGTCGACCTCGGGAGGCCACACCACGTTGAACCAACTGCCGGTCCACTTCATCATCCACAGGCTGGGCCAGAATCCTTTGCCGCTGGGGGCCATGCACCGCATTTCCACATAGCCGTACTGAAAAGAGAAAATCCCTGCCGTCGACAAGACGCCCGAGGTATAGGTAAAAGGCGCCGGCAACCCGGGCGTGGGCGTGGCCGAAATGCCGACCATCGAGGCCCCTTGCGTGAAGGGATTGGGTCCCCACGTCTCGCCGTTTTGCACGTCGACATAGATCTGCACTTCGCCGGGCGATGCATTGCTGTTGACGCCCGATCCAAGCGGCCAACTGGTATTCCACTTCTTGGCCGCTCCGGCCGTGTAATCGGCTGCCGTGTCGAACTCCGAAGAAAACAGCAGCTTCGCCGGCGTGGTGGGAGTCGGCGTCGTGGGGGGCGGCGCCGGCTGGGGCGGTGGCTGCCGATGATGATGCTGCGCCTGGACATTCGCGGCGCAGACAATCAGGCATGCCGCCAGGGCGAAAGAACACTTCATGTCAAAGAACTCCTCAGTGCCCCTGAGGTTCTTTTCTGCTTACAAGAAATCTCCTTCCGCGCCCAGGACTCGACAGGAACGGATCGCAATTTTGAAATTTTTTTCACCGGCGATGTAAAAACGTGGTTCGAAATCGACCAACTTTCGCTGCGCAGGGGGGCGAATGCCCTTGCCGTAAATGCCCTATCCTGTGCAGCCGCCGCACCGCGGTTCCTTCCGGCCCACATGCGCAGCCGCCACGTCTTTTTCCGGTGCCTCGCCTCACTTGGCCGCCGGCTCGAGCACCGCGGCATAGAGCTTCTTGCGCGCGTCCTGCACGAACGTCGGCGTCGCCGGCATGAACTGGGTCATGCCGACGCAGATCAGGTCTTCGCGCGGCGCGATGAAGAATTGCGTGCTGGCCGCCCCGCCCCACCAGTACTCGCCCAGCGACCCGGCGGGCTCTCCCTTGGCCGTGTCGACCCGCACGGCAAAATCCAGCCCAAAGCCCGTATTCGCCATCGACAAGGGGCCCAGCGCGATCGGCACCAGTTTTTCCGGGAGATGGTTGCGGGTCATCAAATCGACCGTTTCCGGCTTGAGTATTCGCACCCCGTCAAGCTCGCCGCGGTTGAGCATCATCTGGCAGAAGCGCAGGTAGTCGTCGGCAGTCGAGACCAGGCCGCCGCCGCCGGACAGGAGCGCCGGCTTCGTGGCAAACTGGCTGTCTTTGCCGCCGTCGACAGGCGACAGCTTGCCGTCTTTCTTGCCGTAGTTGACCGTCATCCGATCGAGCTTGTCGGCCGGGACGTGAAAGCCGGTGTCGCTCATGGCCAGCGGCTTGAAGATGCGCTCGGCGAAATATTCGTCGAGTGGCTTGCCCGACAGCGCTTCGATCAGCTTGCCTTGCACGTCGACGGCGATGCTGTACATCCACTTTTCGCCCGGCTGCTGGGCCAGCGGAATCTTCACCAACCGTTCGACCATGTTGTCGAGGTTCTTCGTGCGGTCGAGAATCTTGGCCTCTTTGTACATTTCATCGACCGGCGAAATCGACAGCAGGCCATAGGCCAGCCCGGCGGTGTGTCGCATCAGGTCGCGAATGGTAATCGGCCGCGTCAACTTGGCGAGCTTGACCGTGCCGCCGTCTTCGCCTGCATATACCTTCACATCTTTGAAGGCGGGCAAATATTTCGACACCGGGTCGTCGAGATCGAATCGCCCCTCGTCGTAGAGCGTCATCAAGGCGACGCCCGTGATGGGCTTGGTCATCGAATAGATGCGAAACAGCGCATCGCGTCGCATCGCTTCGCCCGCTTCGATATTCATCTTGCCGTAGACACTGGTGTGGGCGACTTTGCCCTCGCGCGCCACCAACAGTACGATTCCGGCCAGTTTTCCTTCGTCGATATACGACCGCACGATGGGATCGATCTCGGCCAGGCGCTTGGCATCCAGTCCGACCCGATCAGGCGGGGCGTCGGGAAGCGGTGCGGCGAACGTCGCCCGGGAGCTAACCGAGAACAGGAACAATCCGACAACGAGCAGGCGCGAGCGCATGAGATTCCCCTTTCGTGAGCACCGATTAAGCCACCCCGGCCCGGGTGGCACTGATGAGGACGGTCATTGTCTCTGGCCGGGGCGCGGTACGCAACAAGTTTCGGCAGCCGCCCGGCGGATTGAATGCCGCATTCCGCCAGGGCATAATGCTTGCTCTCTGTCGACCGTTTCCTAAGGGGGGAAGCGGTCGGGCGTTTGTCGCCGCTGGCAAACCACACTTCGAGGGCGGAACAAGCATGCGCTCGCCAGTTCAACTCTCTATCGCAGTCGTGATCCTCGTTTCGTCAACCACGCAGCTATCGGCTGCGGACAAGGTCCCAATGCGTGACACCGTCGCGCGCGGCGCAACCGACGGCAGTTGGAAGTATTACGGTGGCGATGCGGCCAGCACGAAATATTCCACGCTCGACCAGATCAACGCCGAAAACGCAGGAAAACTGAAGCTGGCCTGGTCGTGGGATTCGCCCGACCTGCCGCTGCAAAAAGAGAACCGCGCGCTCGGTTCCTTCGCCTACGAGACCACACCGCTGGCCGTGGGCAATACGCTCTACATCAGCACGTCGCTTGCCCAGGTGGCGGCGGTCGACGGCCGCACCGGCAAGTCGATCTGGGTGTTCAATCCTGAAGTCTACAAGGCCGGCCGGCCGACGAACCTGGGTTACGTCCATCGCGGTGTCGCTTACTGGACCGACGGCAAGGAAGAGCGCATCCTGCTCGCCGGCCATGACGCGTACCTCTATGCCATCGACGCCAAGACCGGCAAGAAGATCGACAGCTTCGGCGAAGAAGGGCGCGTCAACCTGGCCAAGGCCATTCCGCTGGCCGTCAACGCCCGGAACTACACCATGACCTCGCCGCCCGTGATCTGCCGCGACGTGGTGATCGTGGGCTCGAGCATTTCCGACGGTCCGCAATACAAGGAAGCCCCGCGCGGCGACGTGCAGGCATTTGACGTCCGAACGGGCAAGCCGGCCTGGCTCTTCCACGCCATTCCGCAAGAGGGGGAATTCGGCAACGACACCTGGGAAGAAGATTCATGGAAGTACACCGGCAACGCCAACGTCTGGACGTTGATGACCACCGACGAAGAGTTGGGCTATGTGTACCTGCCGATGAGCACGCCGACCAACGACTGGTACGGCGGGCAGCGGCTGGGTAATGGACTGTTTGCCGAGGCGCTCGTCTGCCTGAACGCCAAGACCGGCGAACGAATCTGGCACTTCCAGACCGTGCATCACGGCGTGTGGGATTACGATCTGCCCGGCGCGCCGGTGCTGTGCGATATCAAAGTCGATGGTCAGCCGATCAAGGCCGTGGCGCAAATCACGAAGACGGGCTTCACGTTCGTTTTCGATCGCGTGACGGGCAAGCCGGTGTGGCCGATCGAGGAGCGCCCCGTGCCCCCATCGACAGTGCCCGGCGAGAGACTTTCGCCCACGCAGCCCTTCCCCACCAAGCCCGCGCCTTACGAACGGCAGGGATCGACCGAAGAGAACCTGGTCGATTTCACGCCCGAAATTCTCGCCGAGGCCAAAGAAATCATCAGTGATTACGATCACGGCCCTCTCTTCACGCCGCCGAGCGAGCGTGGCACGGTCAACCTGCCCGGCTGGGCCGGTGGAGCCAACTGGTGGGGCGCGGCGTTCGACCCGGAAACGGGTCTGTTCTATATTCCGTCGATCACGGCGCCGATCGTGGTGAAGCTGAACGAGCCTGATCCGGCCCGCTCGAACCTGCGTTACGTCCGCGGCGGACCGGCCTTTGCTGGCGGGCTGGACGGCCCGAAAGGCATCCCGCTCTTCAAGCCTCCGTACGGCCGCATCACGGCGATTAACCTGAACACGGGCGAGCACGCCTGGATGATTCCGCACGGCGACGGCCCGCGCAAGAAGATCAGCGAAATCGTCGGTCGCGACGTGGGCCCACTGGGCAGCGGCGGCGGCGGACCGCTTTTGACCAAGACCCTGCTCTTCGTCGGGCAGGGTGCTGCCGGGCGCGGTGGACGCTCGGGCGGAGCGGCGCACTTGTTCCGCGCTTTCGACAAAGCGTCGGGCAAGGTGATCGCCGAAATCCCACTCCCCGGTTCGCCCAGCGGCACGCCGATGACCTACATGGCCGACGGCAAGCAGTACATCGCCATGGCCACGAACGACGGACGCGTGGTCGCCTATAGCTTGGGCGAGTGACCAAGGACCTTTGAAGCTCATGGAAAACTCGCCGCGCGGCGGTCATCGGTTTTCCATCACGTCGCGGCAGGTGACGCTTGCAGCGGGGCTGGCCGTGGCGACGGTGGCCCTGATTGCCGCCGTGCCCGTGGCATTCGGATGGTCGTACAACCACGGCGATCCGGGCTGGATGGAGCTGGGACTGATCTTCTTCATCACGACGATTCCGGCCTGTGGCTTCGCGGCGGTGGGAGTGCTCTTTGGCCAAGGTGTGAAGGCTGCGCTGGGCGGGCTGTTCGTGGGCGTTACGCTGTGGCTGATACTGCGAATCACCCTCGGCTGACGAGAGTCGCCACCACGGAAAGTTCGCAAAACAAGGGTCATGTCCCGACGTGCCGCGGTGATGGTCTGGAACGCATTTCAGCCGGGCGTTAACCTTTAATGATCACTTATGCCCGCACGCAAAGGATATTTGGCCCAAGAGGTTTCTCTATGTCGACACGAATCGCAATTCTGTTTTTTGTCGCTGCCCTCGCCTGCTCGAACGTCGCTTGGGCCCAACTGCCGGCCGATTCGGTGATGCTCGACAAGGTGAAGATTCCTCAGAAGCAAAAGTCGGTCGATCTCTGCCCGGTGTACCTCGTGCCGTCGGACCCGAAGCTGCCGACGTGGGAGTACAAAGGAGTGACTTACCGCGGCAGCAAGCCTGACGCCAAAGAGAAATTCCTGGCCGATCCCGACAAGTACGCCAAGACGGCCGAAAAGGAGCGGTACATCAACAACTTCATGCAGGCGATGAGCATCGTCTGGTGCCCGGTGACCGACGAGATCAGCCCGGGCGGTATGACCCAGTGGAAAAAACTGGGCTACACATGGGAAAGCTGCTGCGCGTTCTGCGACGACAGCGTGACGGATGAGGATTTCCCTGCGGCCGTGAAGAAGCTGCGGACGCGGGCCGAAAAGTCGTATGAGCTGGTAGGCGCCAAATATACCGAAGGGGCCAAGAGCCCTGTCGAAGGGGCGATCAAGAAGCCAACGGCCGAAAAGAACTGATCGTACGCCCGGTTTCGAGGCGTGCCATGCTTTTTCGCCAAAGGCGAATAAGCATGCCGTTGTCATCAAGCGACACTGTCTGGCGCCTCACGACGGATGGACAAGCGCGTTGTCCGTGCCAACCAGTCGGTCTCTGATGGCCCGACGACAACGCTCGGTGCTACCATCCACGCTCCGCTATTTGATCCAACCGGCGACGTCCTTGGCCCAGTACGTGAGGATCATGTCGGCGCCGGCGCGGTGCATGGCCGTCAGCGATTCGAGCACGACCGTGCGCTCGTCGAGCCAGCCACGGCCGGCCGCGGCCTTCACCATGCTGTATTCGCCTGATACGTTGTAGGCAGCCAGGGGCACGCCGGGAAAACGATCGCGCACGCTGCGCAAGATGTCGAGATAAGCCAGCGCCGGCTTCACCATGATGATGTCGGCTCCCTCGGCCAGGTCGAGCTCGACTTCGCGCAAGGCCTGGCCCGGGTCGACGGCCGGGTCCATCTGGTACGTGCGGCGATCGCCGAAAGCCGGCGCGCTTTCGGCCGCGTCGCGGAACGGCCCGTAAAAAGCGCTCGCGTACTTGGCCGCATAGCTCATCACCGGCAAGTGCGCAAAGCCGGCCCCGTCGAGGGCGTGCCGGATCGCGGCGACCATGCCGTCCATCATCCCGCTAGGGGCCACCATGTCGACGCCGGCCTGGGCATGGCTGACGACTTGCTTGGCCAAAAGTGCAAGCGTCGCGTCGTTGTCGACGTCGGTCCGCCCCGTCGCTTGATTCACTACGCCGCAGTGGCCGTGATCGGTGTACTCGCAGAAACAGACGTCCGAGACGATGAGTAAGTCGGGCGTGGCGCGTTTCAGGGCTCGAATCGCCTGCTGCACAATGCCCGACTCGCTGTAGGCGTCGCGACCGAGCGCGTCCTTTTCGGGGGGGATACCGAAGAGAATGACGCCGCCAACGCCGGCAGCCCCTAATTGCTCGGCTTCGCGTACCATCTCATCGATCGAAAGCTGGAACACGCCCGGCATCGCGCCGATTTCCTGGCGGATATTGTTACCCGGACGTACGAAGAGAGGCTGGATCAGCCGCTTCGGGTCAAGCCGCACCGCCCGCACCATTTCGCGCAACCGCGGATGCTGCCGCAAACGGCGCAAGCGCGTGGTGGGGAAACCGGGTTGCGAGGGCTGCGGGTTGCTCATGGACGCTTTCGGGCAAATGTTCATTGCGTGGGGGGCGAACTCTTATGATGGTCTGCCGCCGTGCGGGCCGCCAGACCGGCCCTGGCACGTTCGACCACGGGGGTTGCCCACGGCTTGTCGCTGTAGAGCTTGATAATGGCCTCGCGCATCTCGCGCGCCGCCGCAGGATCGGTGCTCGCAAGCGCGTCGGCCGTATCCAGCCTCCCTTGCAACACTTGCACGTCGTAGCGCGATCGCTCATCGATTTGAGCTTGCAATTGCGCCAATTGCTGGCGCGCCAGTTTCAACGACTCCTGATCGGCCGGCAGCAGCCCGCCGTCGTTGTCATAAAGTGCCAGAAGCGCCTGCAAACGTTCCGCGGCCAACTCGGGGTTGAGCTTCGCGAGAGACATGGCTTCCAGGTAGCCCCGATCCACCAGCGACGCATTTTCTACGGCGGCGGTCGAGCGGGCGCGGCGTTCGGCCTGGCGACCGGCGCGATATAGGCGGATCGCTTCCCGATGCTGCTTAACGATCGGAGCACGCGGATCGTCGGGATAATGGGCGAGAAACGACTCGATATCGCGATCGGCCGCCTGCAGCGACGCGACGTCGCCGGGAACGACGGTGTTTTCGATCCGCGCGTACATCCGATCGGCCGACGCCGGCTGCATCATCCACCAGGTGCCGGCCGCCAATGCCGTCACCGCAATGCCGAGGGCGACCGTCTGCAAGACATTCCGCGGCGTCGCGTGCTCGCGCGGAGCGTCGGTGCGGCGGTGTTCTTCTTCCGAAACGGTTACGAAGCTTGAGGCGGGCTTCTCGGTTGCAGCCGGGGCCGTCGGCACGCCGGCCCGCTGCTCCCCGGTTTTGGCCGCGGTAACCGACACCAGGTCGATCGTCGCCTTGAGCGCCCGTTCATGGCGCGCGGCTGCCGTAAGCTCGTGAGGACCGGCCGGCGGCGTAAGCTCGTATTCGCCGGAATCAGCGTCCGACGCTGCGTCCTGGTCTTCCGGCACTACCGGCTGCCCGGGCGCGGTCATCGTGGCGCTCGACACGCTGACGATCGGCGGTTGCGTAATGTCGCGCGTGGGCGCGGAGAGCGAAGGCTCGATGCGCTGCGACAGGCCGTGCCGCATCGCTTCCAGTCGGCGCGACAAGACCATGGCCGTCGCGATGCGCTGATCGGGATCCTTGATCAGCAAGTCGGAAATGATGACTTGCAGTTCCTCCGGCACATCGGGAGCGTACCGGCGCACGGGGTCCGGCTCGGCAAAACGCTGCAATTGCAACATCTCGAGCAGTGTCGCGGCCTTAAACGGCGGCCGGCCCGCCAGCAGCGTGTACATCACGCCGCCCAGGCTGTAGAGGTCGCAGCGCGGCGTGATCGGGCGTCCGTCGGTCTGCTCCGGGGCCATGTATTCGGCGGTGCCCAATACGCCGCCGACGGCCGTCAGGCCTGTCGAGCCAAACAGCTTGGCGATGCCGAAGTCAGACAGCTTGACCTGTCCCTCTTGCGAGACGAGCAAGTTGGCCGGTTTGATATCGCGGTGAATGACGCCACGGTCGTGCGCGTGTTTGAGGGCCCGGCACGTTTGAATGGCATAGTCCGTGACTTCGCGCCAGGCGAACTTTCGGCCCGCCTGTAGATCGTCTTCCAAGCTGCGGCCGACGATCAGCTCCATGGCGTAGAAGAGGTGGTTGTCCTCTTCGCCAAAGCCGTACAGGCGAACGATATTCGGATGGCGCAACTTGCGCAGCGTTTCGATCTCGGATTTGAAACGCTCGCGAAAGCCGTCATCGTGGGCGAGCGTCGCGGAGAGAATCTTGATGGCCGCCGGCTCGCCCGTATCGCGCAGGATGCCTTCGTAGACGGTCCCCATGCCGCCCCGTCCGAGCTGGCGATTGATTTTGTACGGGCCAAGTTGCTCGATTTGCATGGTCCGACCGCACGGCGACAAAGGAGTCGAATTCTCGCAGCGAGACTCGCACCGGCTGCGCGAGCATCGCGCGGCGAACTGGCCCGGCGACTTACCCCGCTTGCAGCTGCGAACTTCCCCTCCTGCTAATCTAGCCCCGAACGAGGGAAGCAGCCAGCACGTTCACATTCCGATGGCTGACGAGGGGTGCATGATTAGAGTCTAATTGCGGGCTCGAATTCATTTGTGGTGCAGGCGTCCCGCCTGCCCCTCAGGAGAACTGCAAAGTCTGTAGCCAGGGTCTGCGACCCGGAAGCGGCACGTGAAATCCCGGCCCTCACAGAGGCCGGCTACAGAAAATTCGCGCGCAGAATCTCAACTTTGCAGTTCTCTTGGCCCGCCGCCGGCCATCCTTGCGAGAAACGGTCCGCAGGCCGATAATCGCCGGCTCGCCGGTGCGGCTTGTGTCGGCGTCCACTGAATCGGCAACAGGAATCCACAGAAGTGTCCAACGACTATCTGACCCTTGCGCGCAACGAGAACCAGGCCCGCGGTATTGCTCAGTATGCGATCGACTTTCTCGGCGGGCGGTTCACCGGCCCGGCCGAATCGGTCTATCGGATGGTGGAGCGATTTCATCTCGACAGCATCGCCTGCGGCGTCTCGGCACTGGCTTGCGGCACGAACGCCCCCACGGTGCTGCGGCGCGAGGCGCTGGAATACAAAAACCCGCAAGGCGTGCCCTGCCTGGGCTCGACCGAGCGCGTGATGCCCGAGAAGGCGGTGCTGGCCAATAGCTCGGCGGTGCGCGAGTGGGATTCGAACGGCACGAACTTCGGCTACAACCCGGCCCGTGGCTACACGCGTGGCGAATTCGGCCACAACGACTTCTATCCCGTGGCGGTCGCCGCGGCGCAGTTGCGCGGACTTGACGGCCGGCAGACGCTGGCGGCGATGATCGCGCTGGATGAGATTCGCGGTCGCCTGGCCGAGGTCTTCGCTCTGAAGGATTACAAGATCGACCACGTCGTACACGGGGCGATTGGCTCGGCCGCCGTCTATGGCGCGATCATGGGCGCCACGGTTGATCAGATCGAATCGGCCATCGGCATGGTCGTGGCACATTACATTCCCTTTCGTGCCATCCGGGCGGGGCATCAATTGTCGGACTCGAAGGGGGCATCGGCCGCGATCAGCACCGAGGTGGCCGTGCTGTCGATGCGCCGC from Pirellulales bacterium encodes:
- a CDS encoding protein kinase, translating into MQIEQLGPYKINRQLGRGGMGTVYEGILRDTGEPAAIKILSATLAHDDGFRERFKSEIETLRKLRHPNIVRLYGFGEEDNHLFYAMELIVGRSLEDDLQAGRKFAWREVTDYAIQTCRALKHAHDRGVIHRDIKPANLLVSQEGQVKLSDFGIAKLFGSTGLTAVGGVLGTAEYMAPEQTDGRPITPRCDLYSLGGVMYTLLAGRPPFKAATLLEMLQLQRFAEPDPVRRYAPDVPEELQVIISDLLIKDPDQRIATAMVLSRRLEAMRHGLSQRIEPSLSAPTRDITQPPIVSVSSATMTAPGQPVVPEDQDAASDADSGEYELTPPAGPHELTAAARHERALKATIDLVSVTAAKTGEQRAGVPTAPAATEKPASSFVTVSEEEHRRTDAPREHATPRNVLQTVALGIAVTALAAGTWWMMQPASADRMYARIENTVVPGDVASLQAADRDIESFLAHYPDDPRAPIVKQHREAIRLYRAGRQAERRARSTAAVENASLVDRGYLEAMSLAKLNPELAAERLQALLALYDNDGGLLPADQESLKLARQQLAQLQAQIDERSRYDVQVLQGRLDTADALASTDPAAAREMREAIIKLYSDKPWATPVVERARAGLAARTAADHHKSSPPTQ